The Polaribacter sp. HaHaR_3_91 genomic sequence ACAGAAAATACACCTCCTACTTTTTTAGTACACTCCTCTAATGATACTGCAGTTCCTGTAGAAAACAGTTTACAGTTTTACAAAGCTTTAAATGATAAAAAAGTAAAAGTAGAAATACATATTTATCCTTATGGAGGTCACGGTTTTTCTTTAGCAATAAATAAAAAAGGGTACTTACACACTTGGTTAGATCGATTAGAAGATTGGCTAAAAACCATATAATTTTAAATCTATTTTTAGCTCTATATTTAACAACGTGCCAGGAAATTATCTCTTTTTAATAATTTAGAAATCTTAAATACTTTAATTAATTCAGAAAAAAGAGAATCCATTTATTTTTTAACTTCGTTCTATTAGTTTTTAAAATGGATCACACAAACCAATATCTTCAATATAAATTTCTATATATTTACTTATAAGAGATTTATTTATCTTTTACATAATTTAACAGTACAATAATTACTGAAATCTCAACAAAAATCAGTTTTAAAAACCTCAAGAAACAAGTATCTTTGTGCTCTTAAAATAAAAAAAATGCCAAAGATTTCATCTGTAAAACATTCCGAATTTGTACTTATTGGAGGCGGTATAATGTCTGCAACATTAGCCATCTTGCTTTATGAAAAATTTCCTGGAAAGAAAATAACCATCATAGAAAAGCTACCTACAATAGCCCAAGAAAGCTCTGAGGCTTGGAATAATGCTGGTACTGGACATGCTGGAAATTGTGAATTGAATTATACTCCAGAAAAAAAAGGTGTTGTAAATATTACAAAAGCCATCAGTATATCGGAGCAATTTACAGAAACTTATAATTTTTGGAAAGACTGTGAAGAAAAAGGCTATATCAACAATTTATCAAAATGTATAAGTGAAGTTCCACATCTTAGTTTTGTTAGAGGAAAAAAGGACGTTGCTTTTTTAGAAAAGCGTTATGAGGTTATAAAAGATACCCCTCAATTTAAAGACATGCTTTTCTCTAAAGATAAAGAACAAATAAAAAAATGGCTACCTTTAATGATGGAAGGAAGAGCCGATAAAGAAGAAATTGCTGCTACCTTTTTTGAAAAAGGATATGATGTTAATTTTGGTGAAATTGCAGAACAAATATTTCGTTTCTTAAAAAAACAAGACAACGTAGAATTATTAAATCATAGCAATGTTAACAATATACAAAAGTCTAAAAGAGGTAATTGGGTAGTAACTATAAAAGGACAAAACGTTGTTAAAAGTTGGATGCTTGCCTCTAAATATCTTTTTATTGGAGCTGGTGGAGGTACATTGCCTTTATTAGAGAAAGCAAATATAAAAGAAGCAAAAGGTTATGGAGGTTTTCCTATAAGTGGTCTATGGTTACGTTGTACCAATCCAGAAATTATAGAAAAACATAACGCAAAAGCTTACGGTAAAGCAGGACGTGGTGCACCACCAATGTCTGTTCCTCATATGGATTCTAGAATGATTAACGGTAGAAAAGAATTATTATTTGGCCCTTTTGCGGGCTTTACAACTAGATTCTTAAAACATGGTTCTATGTTTGATTTACCAAGATCTGTTGAGTTTGATAATATTATGAGTTTATTAGGTGCAGGTTATCAAAATTTACCGCTTGTAAAATACTTAATAAAACAAGTAAGATTATCCTTTAAAGACAGGATGGAAGAATTAAGAGCTTTTTATCCTGAAGCAAATAACGACGATTGGAAAACTGTAATTGCTGGACAACGTGTTCAAATTATAAAAAGAAATAAAAAAGGGTTTGGTAAATTAGAATTTGGAACAGAAATAATAATTTCTGAAGATAAAACAATTGCTGCTCTTTTAGGCGCTTCACCTGGTGCATCTACTTCTTACTCTGTAATGAAAGAAGTGTTTGACAAAAGTTTTAAATTATAAAATTCTTTTAAAAAGTGCTATGATAAAATGTTTTGGAGGCATTTTAAGTATCACTTGTAAATCTTCAAAAACAGAAGTTTCTTCATCTAAAAATTTTAATATTTTTTTAGGTGAAGAACGTTTAAATAAATTTGAAAAAAGAAAAGATCCTATATGGTTTTTTTCACTTAAAATATCTAATAACAGTAAATCATAAAACCAAAATTTATTTATTTTATGAAATTTTGGTAATGGTTTATTTTGTTTTAAATGATTGATTAAAAGGATTGTTTTTTTATTAATCTTATTAAAAGTAAAACCTGTACTTGCTTTAGACCAGCCACCTGCAGTACCAATATTAATAATATTTTTAGAGTTTTTATTCCAAAATTTATAACAGGTCATTGGTATTAAACCTTGCTCTTTTTCAATAATTTTATAATTGTTAATATTTTTACTTTGTAGATATTTTTCTATTTCTGTTTTATAAATATTATAAGCTAATAAATCTTTAGAAAACAAGGTATACTCAAACAATGCTTCTTTTTTATTGTAAGGAAGTATATACATAAAACGTGTATTTCCTTTTTGCTCAACCGTAAAATCCATAAAAGTTGCTGCACTATCATCAAAAAAATCTTCTTCTGTTTGTATAAAAAAACCAACAAAATGTTGTCTTAAAACAGGGTATTTAGACTGTTTTTTATAATCATCACTCAAAATACTATTAAGTACAGTTCGTGTTTTTAATACCTTATTTTCTGTTATTACTTCTGCTTCAGAGGATAATTGATTAATATTAAGAACACTTTCTTCAAGAAAAGAAATATTTATTTTTGAGGCTATTTGATTCCATATTTTTAAATAAAAATCTTTACTACGAATCATTTTATACTGATAAGGAGCAATATTTTCTACCTTATTATATATAGCACTCTTAAATACAATATTTTTCCAAGAAGTAGTTAAAATGTCATTCCATTCGCCATCTTGTTCTTCCCAATAACACCAAGTTTTATCGTTAACTTGCTTTTTTACTTCGTCT encodes the following:
- a CDS encoding lycopene cyclase family protein, coding for MNYYDYIIVGGGASGLMMAYRMSKDSFFDNKSILIVDEVKKQVNDKTWCYWEEQDGEWNDILTTSWKNIVFKSAIYNKVENIAPYQYKMIRSKDFYLKIWNQIASKINISFLEESVLNINQLSSEAEVITENKVLKTRTVLNSILSDDYKKQSKYPVLRQHFVGFFIQTEEDFFDDSAATFMDFTVEQKGNTRFMYILPYNKKEALFEYTLFSKDLLAYNIYKTEIEKYLQSKNINNYKIIEKEQGLIPMTCYKFWNKNSKNIINIGTAGGWSKASTGFTFNKINKKTILLINHLKQNKPLPKFHKINKFWFYDLLLLDILSEKNHIGSFLFSNLFKRSSPKKILKFLDEETSVFEDLQVILKMPPKHFIIALFKRIL
- the mqo gene encoding malate dehydrogenase (quinone); the protein is MPKISSVKHSEFVLIGGGIMSATLAILLYEKFPGKKITIIEKLPTIAQESSEAWNNAGTGHAGNCELNYTPEKKGVVNITKAISISEQFTETYNFWKDCEEKGYINNLSKCISEVPHLSFVRGKKDVAFLEKRYEVIKDTPQFKDMLFSKDKEQIKKWLPLMMEGRADKEEIAATFFEKGYDVNFGEIAEQIFRFLKKQDNVELLNHSNVNNIQKSKRGNWVVTIKGQNVVKSWMLASKYLFIGAGGGTLPLLEKANIKEAKGYGGFPISGLWLRCTNPEIIEKHNAKAYGKAGRGAPPMSVPHMDSRMINGRKELLFGPFAGFTTRFLKHGSMFDLPRSVEFDNIMSLLGAGYQNLPLVKYLIKQVRLSFKDRMEELRAFYPEANNDDWKTVIAGQRVQIIKRNKKGFGKLEFGTEIIISEDKTIAALLGASPGASTSYSVMKEVFDKSFKL